From the genome of Malus sylvestris chromosome 6, drMalSylv7.2, whole genome shotgun sequence, one region includes:
- the LOC126627144 gene encoding beta-glucosidase 13-like: protein MARGLIAICLITLLACSSVEGRGLELAHLNGAEHQSVGDHVHGVVANVTVGGFNFQLNLSNPKLVEELKIKRLDFPSDFMFGAATSAAQSEGSAKEGGRGPSGWDHRMETLPEKLRNSTKFPMAVDGYKRYKEDIKLIKDAGLNSYRFSISWSRILPKGSLSGGINQEGIDHYNSLIDELIKNGITPFVTIYHFDMPLALEEKYGGLLNRSFVNDFKDYSELLFKKFGDRVKHWFTINEPNILAQYGYELGISPPGRCSLPSTLCALGSPVKCFETVGPCKFGGNSSTEPYVAAHNIILAHATVVKLYKEKYQEQQKGEVGIVLASQYFLPYTQSEEDKAAAGRLFDFYLGWFMGPLVFGDYPQSMKERVKDRLPTFSAQEKVLLNGSLGLVGINYYTSTYAKHKAPPPGEALRYSFDQWAETIAIQDEEILGVTNSHWPEGLQRLLEYVKDKYQNPKLYISENGLSDHKDNDSPLEVLLEDPYRISFVTRHLYRINKAIKNGVNVKGYFCWALFDDIEWGMGFNRVGIYFVDFSNYTRYPKLSVKWFRAFLQG, encoded by the exons ATGGCTCGTGGTCTCATTGCCATTTGTCTTATCACTTTGCTAGCCTGTTCATCTGTGGAAGGTCGAGGCCTCG AACTAGCACATTTAAATGGAGCTGAACATCAGTCCGTGGGGGATCATGTTCACGGAGTTGTAGCAAATGTGACAGTGGGTGGATTCAACTTTCAGTTAAATTTAAGCAACCCTAAACTTGTTGAAGAACTGAAAATTAAACGATTAGACTTTCCATCCGATTTTATGTTTGGAGCCGCCACTTCTGCTGCACAG AGCGAAGGGTCAGCTAAAGAAGGAGGGAGAGGACCAAGTGGTTGGGATCATCGCATGGAAACACTCCCAG AAAAACTTCGAAACAGTACAAAATTCCCTATGGCAGTCGATGGATATAAAAGATATAAG GAGGATATTAAGCTTATCAAGGACGCTGGACTAAATTCTTACAGATTCTCGATCTCCTGGAGTAGGATTTTACCAA AGGGAAGCTTAAGTGGCGGAATTAACCAAGAGGGTATTGATCACTACAATAGCTTGATCGATGAGCTAATAAAAAATG GCATCACACCTTTCGTGACGATTTATCACTTTGACATGCCACTAGCCCTGGAAGAGAAGTATGGAGGCTTACTGAATCGCTCATTCGT GAATGACTTTAAAGACTATAGCGAGCTTTTATTCAAAAAGTTTGGAGACAGAGTTAAACATTGGTTCACAATTAATGAGCCAAACATTCTTGCTCAATATGGATATGAACTTGGGATTTCCCCACCAGGGAGGTGTTCACTTCCATCAACCCTTTGTGCATTAGGGTCTCCTGTGAAATGTTTTGAGACCGTCGGTCCATGCAAGTTTGGTGGTAACTCGTCAACAGAACCTTACGTTGCAGCCCATAACATTATCCTTGCCCATGCCACTGTGGTTAAGCTttacaaagaaaaatatcaa GAACAACAAAAGGGTGAAGTTGGAATCGTCCTCGCTTCACAATATTTTTTGCCCTATACACAATCAGAGGAAGATAAAGCCGCAGCAGGACGACTTTTTGACTTCTACCTCGGATG GTTTATGGGACCATTAGTATTCGGAGATTATCCTCAAAGTATGAAGGAGAGGGTGAAGGATAGGCTTCCCACTTTTTCTGCACAAGAGAAAGTTCTGCTCAATGGGAGTTTAGGGTTGGTTGGTATCAATTATTATACATCAACATATGCCAAACATAAGGCTCCTCCTCCAGGTGAGGCGTTGCGTTATTCCTTCGATCAATGGGCCGAAACAATAG CTATCCAAGATGAAGAAATTCTTGGTGTG ACCAATAGTCATTGGCCGGAAGGGCTGCAGAGGCTGTTGGAGTACGTAAAGGATAAATatcaaaatccaaaactctACATTTCTGAAAATG GACTTTCTGATCACAAGGACAATGACTCTCCACTTGAAGTACTTCTAGAGGATCCATATCGAATTTCCTTTGTTACTCGTCACTTGTATCGAATCAATAAGGCAATTAA GAATGGAGTGAATGTCAAAGGGTACTTTTGTTGGGCTCTATTCGACGACATTGAATGGGGCATGGGGTTCAATCGAGTTGGTATTTACTTTGTTGATTTCAGTAACTACACACGCTATCCCAAGCTCTCCGTTAAGTGGTTCCGAGCTTTCCTTCAAGGCTGA